The following nucleotide sequence is from Mesorhizobium sp. J8.
CCGTCGGTCTCAGGCTTGGCGGTGATGGTGACGTTCTTGTCCTGCAGCCTGGAGACCAGCGACGGATCGCCTGGCGAATAGGTCTGGAAGCCGTTGGCGTTGTCCGTGTAATTGCCGAAGATGCGGGCGCCGGCGATGGTCACGCTCTTGACCCGGCCGGAGGCGACATCCTGCAGGAACTGCGAATAGGCGATATCCGTCGTGGCACCGCGCGTCTGAGGCGTCTGGAACAGATTGAACAGGGCGATGAGCAGGACGGCTATGATCGCCCAGAGCGCGAGGTTGCGATAATTCGGATTCATCTATTGTCCCGTTGGGGCTCGCCTGCGAGCCCGCGATGATGGAGAAGCTTGGGCTTAACATAGGGAGAGCGCCTCCCCTTGCCAAGCAGAACAGCATGTATCGGTTAAGCTTTCGCCCACCCTCGACCACCATCATGGCCGAGGAATGGCGGCGCCGGCAAAGGCGGCGCGCCGACAAGCGCCGCGATGGCGGCGGCGGGCTTGAGATCGAAGGACGGCAGGAAGCGCGCGAAGGGGGCGACCACCGGATCGATTGAGATCGACCGTGGGCCGGCATCACCAGTAAAATCAACGTGTTCGCCGTTAGACCATAACGAAGGCTCCGCAGCCAGCGCCGCGCGTGCGAGGCTTTGTGGAATCTCGCTCGGTGAGGCTCGCCTGGCGGCGGCGGGCCCCAGCGGCGCGATCACCAAATCGCCCGGCCTGTCTTTCAAAGTGATGCCTTCTTTCAAACTGATGCGGAGGCGATTGTCCCAGAGCCGGTTGTCAACCGGCGGCGCCGGGACGGGCAGGTTGCGGTTTTCGCGGTGGAGGAAAATGCCTGTGCGGCGCGCGTCGACCACCGTCCGCGACAATGTGGCGCGAAGCGATCCCAGCCGCAGACGGGAAAACAGCGCGGCGCAGCGCGCCTCGTCGGCAAGAAAGGACACGCCGCCGACGGCGGCCAAAAGGATGCGCAGCGCATAGATGGCCGCCTCGCCATCCTCCTGCCCGGCGAAATCACGATCGAGGCGGATGAGGCCCGCACACGGTCTGTCGGCAAGGGCGTCGATAAGCATGGCGGCGCGGCGACCAATGTCCTGGCGCAGGAAAGCCGCCTGCTGCGAGCGTGCCAACGCCTCCGCGATGCGTCGTTCGCCTTCACCCGCCAAGAGCTTCGCCCGCACGCGCGGCCGCTCGAAGCGGCTATCCCTATTGGTCGGGTCCTCTATCCAGCCGATCTTGCGATGCCGCAGCATGTCGCGCAGCGCCGCGCGCCTTATGCCGAGCAGCGGCCGGACGATCCATGTCCGCCAGTCGTGCAGCGTGGCGGGCGCCATGCCGGCGAGACCGCGGCCGTCATCGTCGCGCGCCTGGCGCATCAGCACCGTCTCGGCCTGGTCGTCGGCGGTGTGGCCGGTCAGGATCAGCTGGATGCCTTCGGCACCGGCTGCTTCGGCAAGCAGTCGGTAGCGCGCCTCGCGCGCCGCCGCAGGCAGGCCGCTTGCAGGCTTGTCGCCGCGCCAGGCGAGAATGCGATGCATGATGCCGCGCTCGGCGCAGAAATTGGCGACCTGCCGCGCCTCGACGGCCGAGTCCGGCCGCAAGCCGTGATCGATCGTCACCACGAGCAGCTTGGCGCCCGATGCGGCCCGGTCGAGATGATCTTTGAGGAGGAGAAGAAGGGCGGTCGAGTCGCTGCCGCCGGATACGGCTGCAACGGCGCCGCTCGAAAAGTCCAGATCGGTGAAAAGTCTGTCTGAAAGGTCGGGTTTGGTATCGGGCGTCAGCACGCCGCCAGTGCCTTTTCCTGCTTGATGCGCTCCTTGAGCGTGCCGGAAACGTCGGGATAGCGCTTGCCGATCTCGTTGAAGGTGGCGCAGGCCACGTCGTTCTGCTTCAGGCCCACCAGCGAAACGCCGAGCTTGAGCAGCATGTCAGGCGCCTTCTTGGCCTTGGGATAATCCTTGCTGGCGGCCAGGAAGACCTCCGCCGCGTCCCGGTATTTCTGCTGGCCGAGCAGCGACTCGCCCAGCCAGTAATGCGCGTCCGCCGCCTTGGCATCCTTGGGGAAGCGCGAAATATGGTCGCGAAACCCCTGCTCGGCGGTCGGATAATCGCCCGACAGGATGAACTGGTAGGAATTGCGGTAGAGCTCGTCCGGATCGTTGGTCGACGGCAGGGCCGCGACCTGCGTGCCGCCGGCCTTGTTCTTCCTGGCCGGCGTTTCCGCGGAAGGAGCGGTTGCCGCCGGAGCCTGCGCCGGCGCGCTGGCCTGCGGGTCGGACTCGGCATTGACCACGTTGCCGTTCTTATCGACGGTGATGGTGCCGAAATTCTTCGGCGGCGCGCCGGTGATCAGCTTGCCGGGGTCGCCGGTTTGCGACTCCACGATGACGTCGCCGACGGTCTTGCCGCCGCTATTTTGCCCGCCGGTGTCGGCCGGTGCCTGCATCGCCGGGGCCTGGGCGACGCTGCTGTCGGTGCCGGCGTCGCCGGTGCCGGAATCCCCGGTACCGGCATCGCCGAGATTGGTGTTGCCGCCATTGCTGTTTCCATCCTGGGGCGCGGCTTCCGATTTCTTCTGGCCGGCCGGCTTGGCGCCGCCTTGCGCGCCGCCCTCGAGTTGCTGGAAGCGGAATTCGTTGTCTTCCTGCTGCTTGCGGATTTGTTCCTGCATCTGCAGGATCTGGAAATTCATCTCCTCGATCTTGCCGTTCAACTGGCGCAGCTGGTCTTCCAGACCCGTCATGCCACCGCTGTTGTCCTGTGCAAGTTGCGCTTGTTCCGGCTTCTTTTTGTCGCCGAAGATGCCGAGTGTCGGAAGGTGGAAGGTGAATCCGCTGTCGGAACCCCGTCCGGCGCTGTCGGCCGACGCGGCGAGGCTTGGGAGGCTTGATACGAGCAGCAGCGCAAGCGTGCCGCTCAGGACCGTTCTGAAATGCATTCTGTCTCTCGCGGTGGATGTGTTGGCCTGATGCGCCTTTCCAAATCAAACAGTGGGAGCAAGCGCGCTCGCGCTCATAGCAGGACGCGAGACTTCGGCCAAATTTTGTTTCGGTTTGTTGCAAATGAAAAAGGCGGTCCGGAGACCGCCCTTTCATTTCGGAATGTTGTATTTTTGTCGCCCGCGTCGGCGTGATGCTGCAGCGCCTGTCTCTTAGGAACCGGCGCCCGAGAGCGTCGTGACGGCGCGGCGGTTCTGCGACCAGCAGGAGATGTCGTCGCAGACCGCGACCGGACGCTCCTTGCCGTAAGAGATGGTCTTCAGGCGGCCGGCGGAGACGCCCTTGGAGATCAGGAAGTCGCGCGTGGCGGCGGCGCGGCGGGCGCCCAGCGCCAGATTGTACTCGCGCGTGCCGCGCTCGTCGGCATGGCCTTCGATGACGATCGCATACTGACGATACTGGTTGAGCCACTGCGCCTGGCGCGACAGCGTGGTCTGCGCATCGGCGCGGATCGACGACGAGTCGGTGTCGAAGAAGATGCGGTCGCCGATGTTGACGGTGAAGTCCTGCGCCGAGCCGGGCGTGGCCGCGCCGGCACCGTTGAGGCCGAGGTCGGCCGCGCTGTTCGGGGTCTTCTTCGAGGCGCAACCGGTAATGGCAAGCGCTGCCACCAGAGCGATCATCGCCGGGTTGCGGGTAAGTGCTGCGATACGGCCCATGCCGCCTCTCCTTCGCATTCGAGTGATTTCGTTGATCACCCAGTAACCACGTTTGGGTTAACCGCCGTTCAAGAAACAGGGTTAATTTTTGGTTTCGAGCCGCCCTCCGCGACTGCTACGCCCCACGCTTTACCAGGGAGGACATTGCGCGCGGACCGTAGGCGGAAATGCGGCTAAAACGCGACGAGGCTGTGAAAAAGAGGAATTGGAGAATTGAGGAATTGAAGAAAGGCTCACTTCAGCCTCTCCCTCAGATTCACCAGCATTCCGTATATATGGACATAGGCATGCAGCCATTCGTCGCGCTGCGCTTGTGTGATGTAGCCAAGGTCGAACGCATAAGAAATCCACGTTTCAACTTCGCTACAGGATCCCATAGCCATCGAAATGAACCGCGCGAATTCGGGTCTGGAATGGGTTTGCTTGGCGAAGCCCTCCGCCAGATTGGCGCAGATGGCCTTGCTGGATCGGCGCATTTGGTCGGCCAATGCGTATTGTTCGATTTTCGGAAAGACGAGTGTCGCCCTGTGAAGCTCAAGGGAAACCGCATAAGCGCGCCGATAGACTTCCAAGTCCTTCGCGCGCTTGATGTAGCTGCCCTCTTTCTCCATTCTTCAGTTCTTCAATTCCTCTTCTTCCCTTCCCTCAGTCCAGCAACGGCGACCAAGCCGGATCCGAAGCATAGTTCGCGGTCGGGATCGGCTGCTCATTGCGGCCAGTCAGATCGACCGAAACCAGCTTCGGTCCGCCGCCTGAGTCGCGGAAGAACATCAAGACGCGACCGTTCGGCGCCCAGGTCGGCCCCTCCTGCTGGAAGCCGGAGGACAGGATGCGCTCGCCCGAGCCATCCGTCTTCATGACGCCGATCTGGAATTCGCCGCCGCTCTGCTTGGTGAAGGCGATGAGGTCGCCGCGCGGCGACCAGACCGGCGTCGAATAGACGCCATCGCCGAAGGAGATGCGGTGCGGGTTGGAGCCGTCCGCGCCCATGACGTAGATCTGCGAGCGGCCGCTGCCGCCGCCGCGGTCGGAGGTGAAGACGATCTGCGAGCCGTCCGGCGAATAGGAGGGCGAGGTGTCGATCGCGGTCGAGTCGGTCAGCCGCGTGGTGGAGCGGCTTCTCAGGTCCATGGCGAAGATGTTGGAGTTGCCGTCGTCGCGCAGCAGGCTCATGATCACTTTCTGGCCGTCGGGCGAAAAGCGCGGCGCGAATGTCATGCCCGGGAAATTGCCGACCAGCTCGCGCTGTCCGGTCTCGATCTGCAAGAGATAGACCTTCGGCTGCCCGCTCTCATAGGACATGTAGGTGATTTCCTGCCGGTTCGGCGAGAAGCGCGGCGTCAGCACGATCGCGCGGCCGTCCGACAGATAGCGCACATTGGCGCCGTCCTGGTCCATGATGGCGAGGCGCTTCTTGCGCGCGTTCTTGGCGCCGGATTCGTCGACGAAGACGACGCGTGTGTCGAAATAGCCTTTTTCGCCGGTGATCTTCTCATAAATCGCGTCGGCGATGATGTGCGCCACACGGCGTTGATTTGCGTCGTTGGCGAAAAACTGCTCACCGGCCAACTGCTGGTTGCCGAAAATATCCCACAGGCGATACTGGGCCCGGATGCGGCCATCCGCCTCCTTGCTCACGCTGCCGGTAACCAGCGCCTGCGCGTTGATGACCTTCCAGTCGTCGAAGCGGGGCGTGGCGTCCGGATTCGTGATCTTTTCGACAAAGGCGGCCTTGTCGATCGGCGCGAACAGTCCCGACCGTTTCAGATCGGCTGTGACGATCTCCGATATCTGCGGGCCAAGCCCCCCCTGGAAATCGGGGATGGCGATCGGCATCGGCTCGACATTGCCTTTGTTGACGTTCAGCTCGAGAGTTGCCTGGGCAGGCAAGATGGCGAGGGAACTTATGCCCATCGCCATCGCGGCGACTATCAGGAGCGGCTTGAGGATGGATTTCATGTCTTCTCGCTTCTCTTGCTGATTTTTTGGACGCTCAGGCTTAGAGGCCAAGCATCGCTCTCGGATCGAAGTTGACGCGAATGTCGGACCA
It contains:
- the ybgF gene encoding tol-pal system protein YbgF, whose amino-acid sequence is MHFRTVLSGTLALLLVSSLPSLAASADSAGRGSDSGFTFHLPTLGIFGDKKKPEQAQLAQDNSGGMTGLEDQLRQLNGKIEEMNFQILQMQEQIRKQQEDNEFRFQQLEGGAQGGAKPAGQKKSEAAPQDGNSNGGNTNLGDAGTGDSGTGDAGTDSSVAQAPAMQAPADTGGQNSGGKTVGDVIVESQTGDPGKLITGAPPKNFGTITVDKNGNVVNAESDPQASAPAQAPAATAPSAETPARKNKAGGTQVAALPSTNDPDELYRNSYQFILSGDYPTAEQGFRDHISRFPKDAKAADAHYWLGESLLGQQKYRDAAEVFLAASKDYPKAKKAPDMLLKLGVSLVGLKQNDVACATFNEIGKRYPDVSGTLKERIKQEKALAAC
- a CDS encoding four helix bundle protein, producing the protein MEKEGSYIKRAKDLEVYRRAYAVSLELHRATLVFPKIEQYALADQMRRSSKAICANLAEGFAKQTHSRPEFARFISMAMGSCSEVETWISYAFDLGYITQAQRDEWLHAYVHIYGMLVNLRERLK
- the tilS gene encoding tRNA lysidine(34) synthetase TilS, whose amino-acid sequence is MLTPDTKPDLSDRLFTDLDFSSGAVAAVSGGSDSTALLLLLKDHLDRAASGAKLLVVTIDHGLRPDSAVEARQVANFCAERGIMHRILAWRGDKPASGLPAAAREARYRLLAEAAGAEGIQLILTGHTADDQAETVLMRQARDDDGRGLAGMAPATLHDWRTWIVRPLLGIRRAALRDMLRHRKIGWIEDPTNRDSRFERPRVRAKLLAGEGERRIAEALARSQQAAFLRQDIGRRAAMLIDALADRPCAGLIRLDRDFAGQEDGEAAIYALRILLAAVGGVSFLADEARCAALFSRLRLGSLRATLSRTVVDARRTGIFLHRENRNLPVPAPPVDNRLWDNRLRISLKEGITLKDRPGDLVIAPLGPAAARRASPSEIPQSLARAALAAEPSLWSNGEHVDFTGDAGPRSISIDPVVAPFARFLPSFDLKPAAAIAALVGAPPLPAPPFLGHDGGRGWAKA
- the tolB gene encoding Tol-Pal system beta propeller repeat protein TolB, with product MAMGISSLAILPAQATLELNVNKGNVEPMPIAIPDFQGGLGPQISEIVTADLKRSGLFAPIDKAAFVEKITNPDATPRFDDWKVINAQALVTGSVSKEADGRIRAQYRLWDIFGNQQLAGEQFFANDANQRRVAHIIADAIYEKITGEKGYFDTRVVFVDESGAKNARKKRLAIMDQDGANVRYLSDGRAIVLTPRFSPNRQEITYMSYESGQPKVYLLQIETGQRELVGNFPGMTFAPRFSPDGQKVIMSLLRDDGNSNIFAMDLRSRSTTRLTDSTAIDTSPSYSPDGSQIVFTSDRGGGSGRSQIYVMGADGSNPHRISFGDGVYSTPVWSPRGDLIAFTKQSGGEFQIGVMKTDGSGERILSSGFQQEGPTWAPNGRVLMFFRDSGGGPKLVSVDLTGRNEQPIPTANYASDPAWSPLLD
- the pal gene encoding peptidoglycan-associated lipoprotein Pal, with the translated sequence MGRIAALTRNPAMIALVAALAITGCASKKTPNSAADLGLNGAGAATPGSAQDFTVNIGDRIFFDTDSSSIRADAQTTLSRQAQWLNQYRQYAIVIEGHADERGTREYNLALGARRAAATRDFLISKGVSAGRLKTISYGKERPVAVCDDISCWSQNRRAVTTLSGAGS